The window GTATCCATAATTTGTAATGGCAATTGAGTCTAGATAATCCTTTTCTTCTGAGACTAAGATGAAGTAAGTTGGTTTTCCATCTCCTAAATATAACTATTCTCTAAGTTCTGTACCGATTAAgcccattttcttttcaattcagCTCAACCTAAGTCTTGATAGGTTCGTAGTTAAGTGCGGTATTCTTGTGAATTGGTTATCTATGGTTTTGGCATGCTTATTCAGTGGAGTTACCTCTAAATTTATGCTTATTCTTGGTTAATTCAGTCTGTCTAAGGGTTGTTCCGTTGGTTCAATAGTTAGGTTCGAGTAATTGGATTCTTATTTGGTTGAGGCCTTAACCTCTAGGTAATTGATTGGCCATGGAACCTTTTATGAATGATATTCAGCCTAATATTCGACATTATTTGGTTGGTTAAATCTAGCTAGTTGAGTCAAATGCGTGTTAAGAATTCTTAGTTACTATATTAGTTTGggtaaatttataaattttaaaacaatGGATTTTGGAATAAGGTTGGTTATTTGTTAAAAGAAAGCTAACTGCCGCCCTAAGTTATCTTTGATTGGAATAACTTATTCATGGCTTATAGTAAACAATTGAAGTTGGTTAATTCTCGAGATTCTCAGGGGCAACTAAGTATCAATAAGTTTCTTCTTTCGGGACCAAATGGAACATGTATTGCTATAAGGAATATCTATACAGCATAAGTACGCTTTATAATTTGTTCTCttgttatttttatgatatataGGAGTTGACGAGACCGAAAGCAAGCACCCAGAGGGCTCGATTCGTTATCATTTTGGGAATTGTCGatgagtactttattccattgtgaagtgatatatatatatatatgtatgtatatatacatatatattacgtTAAGTGCATGGTAAATGATGGTGTGATTAATAGAATTGGCGTTTTCTGTTTGTGTTGTAGTTGTCTGTTTGAGGGTATGCAATTGTTATTATCATTGCAAGAGCTTTAGCTGGTAATAATTGtatgaaatttataaattgattTATGCGGATATAGGATAAGTGATGGATTCTAATGTCTTTATATGAGACATGAATTGTATGGATGTTATTATTAAAGGAAATATTGTGATAATTTGGGAATAAAGGTTTGGTGTGGGTATATGATATTAGATGGCATGGTTGCACTGTGATTGTGTATGCTGATTGTGTATGAAATATGTGATGATAATGTGGTACCATTGTAATATGATTGAGATTGTACTTGtgtatgatgatatatgaggtgcaatggcatggttgcaattgtttatgcttgtgattgttgtttgattaTAGCCATGCGACCGCTGATCCAGCGGTATATAAATaggacgcctagaccgctgatccggcgggatataaaaaGGGACGCCTAGAATGCTGATCCGACAGGATACAAAAAATGGACgtctagaccgctgatccggcgggatataaaataGACGCTTAGACTCCTACTGCCGGAGGATAATGGgcagcccccgcttatgagaaatgaaatgaggaatttatggatttgagtGCGGGGTCATGGTACTGTCACAACTCTGTTGCATGGAAATGCAActctatggctatattgattggtttgtgttgtatattgtttggcTGGTATGAGTGTTGGAGATGTGTTGTTTGTTGAGATTGTTGGAGATGTGATAATTGTTGAGATTGTCTGTAGTTGTTCTATGAAAACCGTGCTGTTACTAGAATTTGATCTGTCAATTTATTGATTTGTGAGTTGCTATAGAATGTTAATGAATGGatgtttaatgtttatgtgatATTGGGTATTAGAGAAATGGTTGGAAGGGTTGTGTGAATTGGTTAGTAGAACTTAAATTTAGTTATTAtattggatataattattattatagtttgtatatacatatatatatatatataccgtgTATGTATGCCAGGTGAGCTGATAGTTGGATTAGATGTGATGATATTagttatttgaatatttagttatttgcaattaaatatttatttaataatgtcattttactttggaatatagtactcactgagatgcagctcacactctGCATATGTTTTTCAGATGAGTTAGGAGCTAGATTAGCAGCACAAGAGAACTCTTTGATATTGGGGATCAGCTCGGATGACTAGATAGaaaccttagttatttgataagtatttttttgtatagagtgtatttgaatatgttacgacctgaaatttaTGTTTAGTTTTGGTTTAGCGATTGGTTGAGAAACTGAAATTACTCTCTTTTGATATGTATATCCATATTAGAGCTTGCTggattggttttttttttaatttttgagaGTATATTGAGACATGTTTTATGTTAATAGTTATGTAGtaacaaatatcgaagaaatataggggaaattcagctgaaatttcgggtcgtgacactTTTGTCCATTTTAGTTATATCAACTAAGCTCCCTTTAATTTATAAAGTCTCCAATGGTTATTAGATGTTGAATATAAAgttgaaaattctaaattctGAGTTTGTAATCataatttctctatttttttagagaaataaatttagaaaattagaagaaaaatgaaaaagagttTTCTAAAAGTAGAAAAGACCATTaggttttttttatgtaactTACCCTATATTACTTACAGGTTGATATCCACACAAATTTAACATATATGGGATTAGATAATAAACTATGTATTTTACCCTATATCATGTAATTTCCCTTcatatattttgattaattttttggaACATATTTACAAGTATCATGTAATGAATGATTTGCCACTAAGtaagtttgtatttttatgattttaatcaATATTTTGTATATTGATTCGCAAATTTTATAGTAATGATAAATGACATAAACTATATAACAGTAATAAAGAATAATTTGAATCACTATTATATACCATATAGCTAGttgacaataaaaaaattactaatatataaaataaactattttgtaataaaaaaattttaaagtatgTAAATGATGGAGAATATTTCAAAATCGGAATTTGAGAAATAATATGAAGAAGAAACAAGAGAAACAACACTATTAAAATCTAATATTCTTTAAATTCGTTCTTTTGAATGCATCTATGAACACTATTATTTCACTTCAATAAATTGATTTATACTATTAATTTTTCCTAACAGTTTTGCGCGGAGAAtctctttatatataaatataattgtaAATTATATCAATCAAATAATGAGATATAAgtatatgaaatataaattaacaACAATATCAATCCAAAAAGTTTTGTTGATTAAACGATATTCTATCaatatgtaaaagaaaaatacttaACTCATTTATGAGaatattagtaaaaaaaactCTCGTTGATTAAAAGATattcaatcaatatataaaagaaacatATTTAATCCAactaaaagagagtgtgctaGAATtataatgaataataatatctagaaagcttgggaaaaaatgaaatggtTCAAATGGATTCAGAGATGTGCCAACATAAGAGAACTGTTCTTGGTGGTTAGCTAAAGATAAGCACTTAAATTGTAGGTGTAACTTAACTGTAGAGAAAttatagattttcttttccataatTCCCGTTCTTTGAAATCACAACGATTGTTcaattcattttaatattattctgATTCGGAGTGGACGAAATAACATTTAACAGTGAATCTGTTAACCTGAGTGGCGCAAATAAGTTGATGCCAATTTCTATCTTTTGCTATATTGATGTCTATGTTTTCTGTTTTGAGGTATTTTTGCTGGTGCTGAATAGCCCCTCTGTGACAATTAAGTTTCATACTTATCGACTGAGTAATTTTTAAGTGATCTCTTTCTAAAATTTGGACCTATAAGATTAGTACCCTTGCATAACCTTATATTTTGACGAAGGGGAATGAACTAATTCCATACTCAGTGCTTTTATGATTGGGAACGTTTGAACGTTAGGTCTAAATATTTAGTAATCCTATGACTAAGAACATTTATCTCACCAGCATAGGAAGTATGATTTACCTGTTTGCTAATGCGAAGGAGGCAGCCGCCTCTTGACGCATAGTTTATTTGGATTGAAGCATACGGAGAGTTATGTAGGAGTGGATTATAGAAGGACATTAATAACTCAACCCTCCATTATGCTCCATCTTCTGTGACCCAAATAAACTATAAAGGCAAAAATTACTCTAATCATTTTGTCTTCTTAACTGTTacgcttgttttgttttgcttgCAATGAGGAAAAGTTTTTGTATGTGTCATTATATTCTGTTGGATTTTTTAACCTGTGCTCTAAGGGCATAGGATAAGCAATTATTAGTTATCTTatactgatatatatatatatatatatatatatttattattaatgatCACACACAGACATTTTCAATGTCAAACTTATCCTTTATTTATGTTGGAAACGACCTATTAAGTCTAAATAAATAGAATTTACcataatttaattactaatATAATTATAGTCAAAACGCTCGAAACTCCAAagtaatttttgaattttgagattttatgattttaggTTTAAGactttttggattttttggGTACCTCTTGGTTTTAGGATTTAAGTATTTTGCAGTTTACTATTTAGAATTTAGAATTTCAGGGATAAGGTTTATAATTTAGGGTTCATGGTTTAAGTTTTTAGATTTTTAAGGATACATGATTAGAATTTAgggattatttttttcattattgatTTTTGGTTGTTCACAATGAATGCTACGAATTACATTTGATAGGAAAAATAAGAGTTTCCAAATATAAATAAGGGTTATATTTTATCCCTGAAAATATAGTTGTTTCATCATTAATTATAGGTTGAAATATATggcaatcaaattttttttatcctatGCCCTTAGACAAACCCATTTTATTTAGATACAACAcatatgaagatgaagagcttaccaaaaaaaaaaaaggagagagagagagactggtGTGAAGGTTTGAAGAGATGTTTCACATCCACGTTCTTGATTTGGTTCCGATTCTTGGATCATATGAAACTATATAATTTATCCATCTGAATTTTATCAGTGCCTCGGTACGTACTCGATCTACAAGAAGAAATCACAAAAGAATTTAACTTGAGACCTGAGTAGATCCTAATGGTTTCCGGGTCATACCCATGCGCTGATTTATTATTCGATCTTGGCTTGGATTTGGTTACGATAATTCTTTGTTGGGAAAATCTTAGCTTGCCTTTGATTGCAACAAATATAAGATAAATGCCCAAAACTCATTTTGACCCATGAACGTGTATATGGCACGTGGACGTATATAACTCAAAATTGATTAAATGTACATGATGAAGGATATGTATTTATCAGGTAAAAGATACCCACAGCCTTTCCCAGCCACAGGTGTGGAAAATATCCCCTACAGTTAATAATTCTGTCAAATTTAACGGAATATGACATGAGCAAAGCATGTGAtccagggaaaaaaaaaaagaagaagaagctccaagtgaaaaaaaaaattcaaattcttctgggaaaaggaaaacaaagatGACTTTGACCCCTACGCTTGGCATACCCTCACCCGTACTCCGGCCATCTATTTAAGTGGTGGTGGCCAGCATTGAGCAACCATCAATCGAGACCTATCCCTCCTTGGCATAATTTTGACCCGTAATAGTTCTCAAAATTCGCACAAGCTTGGAAGAATTAGGACTGTTGTCTATAATAACCACTCATATTAAAGTATTCTCGGTCAGCGCCCACTGTATTCACGCGTTGAAGAGAAAGCTGCCCGTGACCTCATGTCTCTCTCTCCTCATCAGGTCTCCAGTAGTAGTGGCTTAAGGCGAGCCATAACCGCTCGGGAGAGAGCCAGAGGGAGTGCGGGTTGATCGGAGCAGAGCGATGGCCGGAGTAGGGGGCCAGGGGCCCAAGCCAGGGATGGGGCCGCTCTAGCATATCCATAAGAGTCgccaaaaaggaaaacaaaaggtAGAAAGGGAATTGACCTTTCTGGAGGTTCGTAAAATTGCCGCCACTCCATGTCTTCCAGGTGCCTTCTGGAGCTATTCCGAAGACACGGCTTCATCTTTGTACCCCGACAACTGCATACGACCCCCTTCATTTTGATTCCAGAGATCCAAGACCTCGGAAAGCTCGACTCCATTTACTTTACTCTGAATTGCTAGCCTGCAAATGAAGGGGACATACATCtatccaaaataaaaatttctatttccttgttcttttaacaataaaaatttCTGTCATTGAATATCAGGTCCCTACTGAAATTAAAAGTTAAACCTCCAGACAGTTGCAGTAAAACGGTCACAAGATGCAATGCAGATTGCCATTTTACCTGGAGAAAATCGAGGGCCCTGAGGAAAACGAGTTAACATGGGATAAGCGGACCTCACATTGACATCCCACCTGGTTCATAGCTCAAACCAGATTGACTTCATAGATTCACGTCCAGTAAGTATATCAACCAGCTAAAACGGCAGACATTTTTACCGACTCCATGAACCAATCACAATTGATGAAACCCTGAGATTTAAGTTTTCTCATCCAAGCAATTCAAATAAGTATTCCCATTGCTGGGTTCCCAAGGGTTCGATCAAAGGTggattcattttctttccagGGAGAAGATgaaataatagaaatattcCCACTCTCACATCTGGCAAACTTGATTTCTGACTGATCATACTCACAAGAACCGATGCCTCGGTTGTTCCTCCCATGAAAGTAGCCTCCTCTAAGTTAAACACTGTTACCACTAGTCCATTGCATGGATCAAACTCACGCCAGTATTATCCCCGTTCATAAGACAGATAAGGTTCAGATTACACCGAAAGTCATGCGAGAGCATTACCTCCTTACTACATTCTATTGCAAAGCCATAAACGAAACAACACAAGCAACGTATGTGGCATCTACTAGAATTGCAAGCAACTTGACAATTCTCCATATATCCTTTCTCTTCCTAGAGTTTCAATGAAATGATCAATGATTAAGGCAATGCGATTAACCCAATTCGCTAGAACAGCTTATGCTGAGTCTCTGATTGGGGTGTTACCCTGGTTTCAGAATACTATTTCCCATATGACagctatttcattatactacaCTATCATGAGAATATCTGCATACCAAGTTGACATTAAATGCTTACCCGTTAGCTTTTATCAACTGATAAAGGTACCACCACAATCTCGGCATATTACCAAATTTGCCCAATTTAAACTGCTTGATACATTTTTCTTAACCCATAGAATGTGCTAGTCAGTGATCAGTTAACAAATGGACCAGAACTCTGTTCAAAGATAGTATTCTGCTTTGCTAGTAATTAACATATTGTACAGAGTCAAAGGAAAGTCAAGTTACTTCCATTTGGAGGTTCCCAAACACATGCCGAGCAACTAATTTGTCACCTTGATAGATAACAGCAAACAGAATTATTTAAGAGGTAACTtgtcaattaaaaaataacactCATCCATTATCAAATTGCCTTCCCCGCAAGAACGAGCGAGCACTGAAGCATGTCTTGGCTTGCGCAGGAGGATCATTTGGTTGATGAGACGGCAAAATAAACTAGCAAAACCTTCAAACAGAAGCACTACATTGTGAGTAGACACAAACGGGGAAAGTTCACAATACAAGATCTCGCGTAATAAGAATCACGGTTTAacattaaaaaacaaaagacaGGCAACAGCTTATAGAATAACAAAGTAAGTAGCTAAGATGACTCCCGGGATGCAAGACGAAAGAATCACTGCCGCTGTCACAGTTTCTATGAGGTCAATGTTAAGTCGATTCGAACTACCAACATTTACAGGCTACACCGACCAGAATCAATCAAAATCTTAGAGAAGGCAAACCTACAGATTAGCAATGCCCAAACTTCCCAGTAAAAAAGAATCAGATCTATGCCCAAATCAACTTGTGCAAAGTTCGAGTTCGTTCGATCAAGATCCTCGAATTTGGTAGCGTGGGAGAGAGGCGATAAGATCACCTAAATGGGAGTGTAGCCGGAACTCGTCGGGCTCCCCACTACCGATTCCAGCCACCCGTCCACGCTTTCCTCGTCGTTGTAAAGATCGTCGGGGCTCCTGAAAGCGCCGTGCAGGGAGACCAGTAAAGCCGCTGTCAGCACCGAGACCACCACGTTCAGCCACACGTCGGTCAGAACCAAGGCAACGATCGTGACGGCGGCGAGGAACACGACCACCGCGCGCTCGTCCACTTGGTGATTGCAGACAACCACGGGCTCGTCGCGGGAGATATAGAGGAAGAGCCAAGCCACGAAGACGATGAGGAACACGATCATGGAGACAGGGTGCCACAGCAGGCTGAGGAAGAGGATCGACAGCGCGATGATGGCGTAGTTTACGCGGAAGTAAGCAAGGTTGCGCCTGATGCGGTGAACGGCCTCGCCGAGGGTATAGGGCCTCGAGAGGGAAGAGGGGGAGAAGAGCTGGCGCCACGGCCGACGCGTGGGGATGAGCGGCGGGGAATCGGGGGCGGCGCGTGGAAGTAGCCGGCTGAAACCGGAGTTTGATGATAACATTTCGGTTTTTACAGATCAACCCGAAAATGGTTGCTTTATTTCCGCAGGGGAAAATACCATTTTTAGTCCCTAATTATTGTTTGGGTTGGAATATATACCaaataagttaaaaaaaaggttttaaaACTAAGGATCCTAATTCCTAACTCGTGCTTTCACCGGActgttttcaaaataattttaaagattaatttaatttttaagaataataagagttttcaataataataataattattattttcgaaTAAGAATGCTAATATACTAGactaatttaatataatcaaTGACAATTTTGCTTTGGGGACTCAGTTTTTCGAGGTGCCTCCACTTGGAGTTAGACCGCTCCTCCTAGGCGATTGTGTCGGGGCTTCCTTACCCCTTTTACTGTCTTATGTGATTTGCTTTTCTCTATTGTTGTATCCATTTAGGCTGCTAGCCTCCTCcttctaccgaaaaaaatttaatataatcaaTGGCAATTTTGCTGCTaattctctgtttttttttgttacgagaaagtttcatgaatttagtataataaaataaaaattttaaatatttaataaatggaCAATTGTAATCCCAAGTGAGTATCAAATTTTGTACATTGATATGTTACCCTCTTTGATGCTAATTCTCTTATTTTAATtgcatatttattaatttgttacCATTAAATAgattcattaaaaattatggaaaatgcTAATACATTCATTAATGCCTTGTTATATCTTTGTTTTCATATCCTTCTGATTCTAAAACTTGATATTGGGGGAAAATTCTTACGTGATAATATAATTACACCGCTACACTCTCTatcaaatacaaaaatatttcatgtaCAACGGTACGAAGTGTACAATAATAGACTGTATTTACAATTAAATCATATACTTGCTAATTTGAATATATACACTTGCtcaatattatattacattTAAGATATCGGGTAAGAACTATTGCATGTAATGACGGGGGAAAACTCTATTTCTAGCGAAAGttataattgaaaaactcACCTTTCATTAAatctataattataaataattattcgCATAAGAAGATCGATATATTAGATGTGCTTCATGTAaagaatttttgtttttaaaagaATCAGTTCCCTATCAGTAAAGCATTAAATCTATAATGATAGAGAATTTTTCATATAAGGAAATCAACAagttattaataaaattaaaaatctatatgaaaaaaaagtcCTCTAGACTCTGTTAGTAAAGTATTAATTACGTCATATATCCTATGATTTAAccattttttcaaatatatcatatgctttaaaaattatccaatatatcccatggtttacatttttctccaaatctatcacatgggcAAGAGAGGAATGAAGGGTTTAGATCGGCAAGTTGTGCGAGACGGGAAAGCGGTTTAATgacttttctctttctttcttctgctTTCCTTGAACCTACGAGATTCTCTTTATCCCCTCCTCTCCTCCCTGCAGCTGAAAGTTGCTGAATGAATTGTGAATGAATGAGGGGGTGTGGCTAGAAGGGAAGGAGGATTCTAGATCGGAAAGTGGTGCAAAATCGGAAAAACGGTTAATGAACTTCCCCTTTCTCTTTTGCAACTGATCTTGGCCAAATTCTTGGCCTCTTTTCTCACCAAATTATGTTGATTGAATGTGTAATGAATGAGGGAGACTGGCAAGAGAGGAAGGATTATCCAAAACCGGAAAATTGCGCCAAAACAGGAAAGCCGTTAATGAGCttcctccttttcttctgCTGCTGCCCTGCCCGAATTTCTCCCTTTTTCTGAATATTTTCTATTGATTGAATGTGTAATGAATGAGGGAGAGTGGCAAGAGGGGAAGGATTATCCAAAATCAAAAAATTGCGCCAAAACGGGAAAACCGTTAATGAGCTTCTTCCTTTTATTCTGCTGAAAACCGGTAATGAGTTGGTTCGGCCAAAAAGAGCTGAAACAGGGGGAGGAAAGTTTGGCCATAAAGAGATGGAAGTAATGGGGAAATAGTGTCCTGAAATGGCGAGCTTTGAAGGAAAAAATGGGGTTGGAAGTAGGGTTTAAGAATGAAAGAAAGAgatcaaaaaattaaagaaaagttACTGGGGagtaaaaggagaaaaaagtgACAAAATGTAAAACAAAATAGGAAAGAAGGGACTTGGATATGCGTTGAAGAGAAATATGAATGGAATGTGTTAGATTAGGAAAGAATGGGACTAATTTgcaaatgaaataaagaatGGGGCTAGTttatgaaaaacaaaagattGGAGCCGATTTGTAAATAATGAAAGAGTGGGGCTAGTTTggtaaataaaaagaaaacggGCTAGTTtgtaaataaaagaaattggctagtttgcaaataataaaagaatgatGCTAGTTTGCAAATGATGA of the Punica granatum isolate Tunisia-2019 chromosome 6, ASM765513v2, whole genome shotgun sequence genome contains:
- the LOC116211826 gene encoding PRA1 family protein E-like, whose product is MLSSNSGFSRLLPRAAPDSPPLIPTRRPWRQLFSPSSLSRPYTLGEAVHRIRRNLAYFRVNYAIIALSILFLSLLWHPVSMIVFLIVFVAWLFLYISRDEPVVVCNHQVDERAVVVFLAAVTIVALVLTDVWLNVVVSVLTAALLVSLHGAFRSPDDLYNDEESVDGWLESVVGSPTSSGYTPI